From Pararhizobium sp. A13:
ACGGTCGCGATCCTGGTGCGCCACGCCATGAACGACGGCGTGCTCGACAGTTCGGTGCCGACACTCGGCGAACAGTCGATCTACACGCTGCTTGCGATCGGCGCCTCCGGCATCCTGATGACTCTCGACAGGAGATCGCCGAGCCCTGTCTTCCGCTATGGCAGCATGGTGGTCGGCGTCCTGTCGATGCTCTCGATCCTTGCCGCGCATCTGCTCGGCCTCAATCCCTATTTCAGCGGCGAATTGCTGGGCTCTATGCCCTTCTTCGACCTGCTCTTGATCGGCTATCTGTTGCCGGGACTGGGTTATGCGGGCCTTGCCTGGTATGCCCGCGGCAAACGGCCGATGCCCTATGTCACAGCGCTTGCGGTGACGGGAGCCATCCTCGCCTTCTCCTGGGCAACTCTGTCCGTGCGTCGCTTCTGGCAGGGCGAAAGCATTGCCGACTGGAAGGGTTTCCTGCAGGGCGAGACCTATACCTATTCCGTCGTCTGGCTGCTGCTCGGCGTGCTGCTCCTAGCGCTCGGCTCGCGCTTCAATGCCAAGAGCATCCGTATCGCCTCGGCGGTGCTGGTCTTCGTTGCGGTGCTGAAGGTCTTCCTGATCGACATGGCCAATCTCGAGGGCTTCCTACGGGCGCTGTCCTTCATCGGTCTCGGGGGGGTGCTGATCGGCATCGGCCTGTTCTACCAGAAGATCCTGTCCGGCGAGGCGCGCCTTCCGGCGGAGCCGCAAACGCCGGTGGACATCGAAGCGGAACCGGGCCAAACAGCCTGACCGCTTCGATTCTCCCCGCCTTGCCATGGAGCTTGCATGAGCCACCTGCCTTCGCTTGCCGCTGCATTCGCGCCTTATGAAGCCCTTGCCGAACGGCTGCTGCCGCATGCCGTTTCCGGCAATGACGGCTCGCACGATGCCGCGCATCTGATCCGCGTGTGGAAGAACGCGCGTCGTATCCATGGGGCCGAAGGCGGCGACCTGCGCATCCTTGCCGCTGCTGTGCTGCTGCATGATTGCGTCTCTGTCGAGAAGAATTCGCCGGTGCGCGCCCAGGCGTCTCGTCTGGCCGCCGAAAGGGCTTTTGAACTGCTCGATGAACTTGGCTGGCGCACCGCAGAGATCACCGCCGTCGCCCACGCGATCCTCACGCACAGTTTCTCCGCCAACATCCCGCCGGAAAGTCTGGAAGCGAAAATCCTGCAGGACGCGGACCGGCTCGATGCGATCGGCATGATCGGCGCGGCCCGCTGCTTCTACATTGCCGGACGCATGGGAAGCGGGCTCTACGATCCGCTGGACCCCTTGGCGGAAGACCGACCGCTCGACGACAAGGCCTATGCCATTGACCATTTCGAGACGAAGCTGTTCAAGCTGACGGACGGTTTCCAGACGGCGGCGGGCAGGGCGCTTGCCCGGCAACGGCAGGAAAGGCTGCGCGCGGTGCTTGGCATGCTGATCGAAGAAATCTAGGAAAGACAATTGCTTGCGTCGATCGGCGGAATCAGTCTGCGATGCTCTTGAATCACAATCTGAACGCCTGGGAGTGACAACATGAAGGTGACCGGTCTCAACATTCACCCGCTGAAGAGCGGCCGCGCCATCGCGCAGGCCTCCGTTTCTGTTCAACGGGATGGGTTTGCCGGCGACCGGCGCTTCATGGTCGTCGATCCCGATGGACAGTTCATCACCCAGAGGGAATTGCAGCTTCTGGCCCAGGTCGAGGCGACGCATGTTGCGGGCGGCATCCATCTGAAAATGGGAAGCCGCGTCCTCACCGCGTCGTTCGACCCCAGCCGGCGCATGGACGTGCGCGTCTGGTCGAGCAACGTCAATGCTGCGGTTGCCGCAGATCATGCCAATGCGACGCTGTCGGGCTGGTTCGGCCTGCCGGTCAAGCTCGTCCATCTCGATGCAACCGCCAGCCGCTTTGCCAATCCGGAATGGGCAGGGCCTGAGAGCCCGATGAGTTTTGCCGACGGTTATCAGCTGCTGATCACCACGACCGCCTCGCTCGCCGATCTCAATCTCTCGCTGATTGCAAAGGGGCAGGAGCCGGTCGGCATGGATCGCTTCCGTACCAATATCCTCATCGACAATGACGAGCCCTGGGAAGAAGACCTCTGGGAAAGCGTCGAGATCGGCGGCATCGCCTTTGATCTCGTCAAACCCTGCGCCCGCTGCATCATGACGACGCAGGATCAGGTGACCGGCGAGCGCATCGGCGGCAACCCGATCCAGGGCCTTGCCGAAAAGCGCATGTCGGCCGACCGCCGGGTGCCGGGCGTTCTGTTCGGCTGGAACGCCGTGCCGCGCGGCGAGGGCACGATCAACCTCGGTGACGGAATGCGGGTCGTGAAGATGCGGGAAGAGCGCTGGCCGATGAAGATCAGGGCTTGACCCGGCAAGGTTCAGGCCGCGGTTTCACGGCCGCTTGAGCGCCGTTCGATCGCCTCCATGATCGGATGCGACAGCGGCCCTTTCTCAAGCGCCCCCGCGTTTTCCTCGACCTGTTTCACCGTGCGAAACCCGGGGATCGGCAGTGTGTTCGGCGAACGAGCCCAGAGCCATGCGAGCGCGCCCTGCGTTAGTGTCCGCCCGTCGGATTGCAAAAGGTCGCGGATCGAATCGAGCCGCCTCGTAAACTCCGGATCGACGGCGCCATCGCGAAAATATTTCAGCCAGTCGAGATCGGCGCTGCGCACGTCGTTTGCCGCCAGCCTGTCGCCCGGTTTGAACTTGCCGGAGAGCAGCCCCATTGCGAGCGGGCCGCGGTTGATGGAGATGAGGTTCTCCCTTTCGATGAGCGCGATCATCTCGGGAACCGGTTCGAGCACATTCATTGTGTGCTGGACGGAAACGAAGCCCTCGCGATTGGCGAAGCGGGCGGCGCGTTCCGGCCAGTCCGTGCTCCAGCCATAGGCCGCGATCTTGCCTTCAGCGCGTAGGGTGTCGAGCGTATCGAAGACTTCATCGGCTTCGACGGGATCGAATTCGTTGAGGTGGAACTGCAGAAGGTCGATCCGCTCGCGCCGGAGCCGCTTGAGTGAGGTTTCAAGCGATGTCCGGATGAAGTCCGGTGCGGCGAAGGCCCCGGTTGCCTGTTTCGTCGCCGGATCGGTGGCGAATCCGAATTTCGTCGCCACGACGATGTCGGGATGCCGGGCCAGCGCCTCGCCGAGAACGTCCTCGGAGTGCCCGGCACCGTAATTCGATGCCGTGTCGAAGAAGCGAATGCCAAGCTCGATCGCCCGGTGAATGGCCCGGATCGATTCCGCGTCGTCGACATCACCCCAGCCAAGCGGGACGTCGCCCGAATAGAATGGCCCGCCGATCGCCCAGCAGCCCATGCCAAGCCGCGGGATGGCGCTCCCGTTCCAGAGAATATCGGTGGATTTTGTCTTGTCGAGCATAACGGTCTCCGCGTGACTTTTCGCGGACGCTATCAGCTGCCGCTGTGGCGAGAAACGCAAAGGGCCGGAGGACGTTTTTCAGAAACGAAAAACTCACTTTCTGCTCAAGCAGCGCTGCCGTTCCCGCTGGCCAGCCCTGATTCATCAATTTGGCTGATTGCAAAGTCATTTAAATTCACTTTTTTTGCATGTTTTCGACGTGTAGTTTGGCGTTCCATTAACACGGAGCTGTTCATGTCCGCCGTTTCCCAATCCACCGCGCAGCTACGTGCCGCCAGACCCAATATTCCCTGGCTGATCATCGCGGCGGGCTCGATCGTCGCCATGCTGACCTTCGGGCCGCGCTCGGCCATGGGGTTTTTCCAGCTGCCGATGCTGGCCGATACCGGCTGGGACCGCACGACGTTCGGCCTTGCCATGGCGCTGCAGAACCTCTGCTGGGGGCTCAGCCAGCCGTTCTTCGGTGCCGTGGCCGACAAGTTCGGCACCTGGCGGGTACTGGCCATCTCCGGGCTTCTCTATGCCGCCGGACTATTCCTGATGTCGTTCGGCGGTTCGCCCGCCACCTTGCACATCGGCGGCGGCGTGCTGGTCGGCCTGGCGGTCGGTGCGGGCTCTTTCGGCACGGTGCTTTCGGCCTTCGCCCGCAATGTCACGCCGCACCAGCGCTCGATGGCCTTCGGCATCGGCACGGCGGCGGGCTCGGCCGGCATGTTCCTGTTCGCGCCCTTGAGCCAGGGGCTGATCTCCGCCTATGGCTGGTCGGATAGTCTCGTCTATCTCGGCCTTGTGATGCTGCTCGTGCCGCTGTTTGCCATTCCGTTGCGCGGCAACGCCTCGTCCGGCAGCCAGAAGGAAACTCTCTACAAGCAGTCGATCGGCGAGGCGCTGAAGGAGGCGCTGGGCCACAAGAGCTATCTGCTGCTCGTCTCCGGTTTCTTCGTCTGCGGCTATCAGGTGGCCTTCATCACCGCACATTTCCCGGCCTATATCGGCGATATCGGCATCGATGCGCGCTATGCGGTGATCGCGCTGGCGCTGATCGGCTTCTTCAACATCATCGGCTCGCTGTCGGCCGGTATCATCGGCCAGCACTATTCGAAGCCCTATTTCCTGTCGCTGATCTATATCGGCCGCTCGATTGCCGTCGCTCTGTTCCTGCTCCTGCCGCAGTCGCCGGCATCGGTGATCGTCTTCTCGATTGTCATGGGGCTCCTGTGGCTGTCCACCGTGCCGCCGACCAACGGGCTTGTCGCCATTATGTTCGGCACACGTCATCTCGGCCTGCTCGGCGGCATCGTCTTCCTGTCGCATCAGGTCGGCTCGTTCCTCGGCGTCTGGATGGGCGGCTATCTCTACGATCGGTTCGGTTCCTACGATCCGGTCTGGTGGCTCGGAGTAGCGCTCGGCATTTTCGCCGCCATCGTCCATTGGCCGATCGAGGAGAAGCCGGTCGCCCGCCCGGCGATCGCCTGACGGCCCCACAAATTCTTGGCCCTCGCGCAGAAATAGCGGGAGGGCATTCTTGAAAACTGTCACAAAACTTTCTAAGTCTCATCCACCGGCACTGCCGGTTTTGTTTTGATCCTGTTATGCTCAACTTGAGCAAAATAGGTTTTGCCGCCGGAGGGGCGGTGAGAGGAGCAGTTCGATGACGATCGCACAGACCAATGCGGCCCTTAAGACTTCCGGCGCATTCCAGACCGCCGCCGAGCGCTTCGGCATCATCGAAAAACCGGACCTGACCTTCACACCGGACATCGCACGCGAAACCGAACATCTCTACGAGCGGGTGAAGCAGTTCATTCCCGCCTTCGAATGGCCGGTCTACGCGCCCTATGTGCACGTCATCAACCGGCTGAAGAAAGAGCGCGGCGCCGTCATCCTCGCCCATAACTACCAGACGCCAGACATCTTCCACTGCGTCGCCGATATCGTCGGAGACTCGTTGCAGCTCGCGCGCGACGCCACCAAGGTCGATGCCGAGATCATCGTCCAGTGCGGCGTGCACTTCATGGCCGAGACCTCCAAGCTTCTCAATCCGGAAAAGACCGTGCTGATCCCGGACGCCAGGGCCGGTTGCTCGCTGTCAGAATCAATCACCGGCGCCGATGTCAGGCTCTTGAAGGAGCGCTATCCCGGCGTGCCGGTCGTTACCTACGTCAACACCTCGGCAGACGTGAAGGCCGAGACCGATATCTGCTGCACATCATCCAACGTGTTGGCGGTCGTCGAAAGCCTCGAGAGCGATACGGTGCTCTGCATCCCAGATGAATATCTGGCGATGAACGTCGCCAAGCAGACGAAAAAGAAGATCCTCACCTGGAAGGGCCATTGCGAGGTGCACGAACGCTTCACGGCGGCTGAGTTGCTGGCCTACAAGGAGGCCGATCCCTCGATCGAGATCATCGGCCACCCGGAATGCCATCCGGACGTCATCGCCGTCTGCGACTTCGCCGGCTCCACGTCGGGCATGATCAACTACGTCAAGGACAAGCGTCCGGCCCGCGTGCTGCTCGTCACCGAATGCTCGATGGCGTCGAACATCCAGGCGGAGATCAAGGGCGTCGATTTCATCAAGCCCTGCAATCTCTGTCCGCACATGAAGCGCATCACGCTGCCGAAGATTCTCGACAGCCTGCTCTTCATGACGGAGGAGGTGCTAGTCGATCCGGCGATCGCCGATCGCGCCCGCCTCGCCGTCGAGCGGATGGTGAATTTGAAGCAGTAATTTGTGGTTCCGCCGGGAGGGGCGAAATGCGAGACAGCGCAGACGATGGATTTGGAACCGGGAGCTCCCGGCCTGCGGTCTCCCCCCTTGAGGGGGAGATGCCCGACAGGGCAGAGGGGCGCGTTTCTGGCGCGGCCCTCAATCGTCGAACCCCCCTCTGTCACTTCGTGACATCTCCCCTCAAGGGGGGAGATCAGTCCGCGACCGTGGGAGTTTGAGCATATGCTGACTGACCATTTCCGCCCGCAATCCTTCAACGGCATCGACGATATCGTCATTGTTGGCGGCGGCCTTGCTGGCCTTTTCTGCGCGCTGAAACTCAGCCCGCGTCCCGTCACCGTGCTCGCCGCCGCTCCGATCGGCCACGGCGCCTCCTCCGCCTGGGCGCAAGGGGGCATTGCCGCTGCCATGGGGCTCGGCGACACCATCGACAAGCATGTCGCCGATACGCTCACTGCCGGTGCCGGCATCGTTGACGAGAAGATGACGCGGCTGATGGTCGCCGAAGGCCCGGCGCGCATTCACGATCTGCTCGGCTACGGCGTACCCTTTGACCGCGATCTGGAAGGCAAGCTCCTTCTGTCGCGCGAGGCCGCCCACTCCGAGCGTCGGATCGTGCGGGTCAAGGGCGACATGGCCGGCAAGGCAATCATGGAAGCGCTAATATCAGCAGTGCGCAACACGCCGTCGATCCGCGTGCTGGAAGGTTATGTCGTCGAGGAACTGGTGCGCCAGGGCCGCTTCATCTCCGGCGTCATCGCCCGCCCGGATGCCGGCCAGTCGAAGAAGCGCGTGTCGTTCCCGGCTCGCGCCGTCGTGCTCTGCTCGGGCGGCGTCGGCCATCTCTTCTCCGTCACGACCAACCCGACCGAAGCCTGCGGGCAGGGCGTCGGCATGGCGGCGCGCGCTGGCGCCATCATTGCAGATCCGGAGTTCGTGCAGTTCCATCCGACGGCGATCAATATCGGTCGCGACCCGGCACCGCTCGCAACGGAAGCCCTGCGCGGTGACGGTGCGCATCTCATCAACTCCGCCGGCCGCCGCTTCATGCTCGACATCCATCCGGACGGCGAGCTTGCGCCGCGTGACATCGTTTCGCGCGGTGTCTTCGCCGAGGTCCAGGCCAGGCGCGGAGCCTTCCTCGATTGCACCAAGGCTGTCGGCGCGCATTTCCCCGAGGCCTTCCCGACTGTCTATGCCTCCTGCATGTCGGCCGGCATCGACCCGGTCACCCAGCCGATCCCGGTCGTTCCGGCGGTCCATTATCACATGGGCGGCGTGCTCACCGATGCCGAGGGCCGCACCTCGATCGATGGGCTGTGGGCGGCTGGCGAGGTGACCTCGACGGGCGTCCACGGCGCCAACCGGCTGGCCTCCAACTCGTTGCTGGAAGCCGTTGTCTTCGCCGCCCGCATCGCGGAAAACATCAAGGGCATGTTGCCGGAACCGAAGATTACCGATTGGGGCAACAATGCCGGCGAGAACGACGATCCGGTGACGCTGGAAGACAGCCCGCCACTGACAGCGCTGCGTCACATCATGAGCGATCATGTCGGTGTCATCCGAGACCAGGACGGACTGACCCGCGCCATCCGCGCCATCGCCAATCTTGAGCGGCAGAATACGAGGCTGCGCTTCAGCAACATCCTCACCACGGCCAAACTGATGACGGTCGCAGCCCTCCAGCGCAGCGAAAGCCGTGGCGGCCACTATCGCTCCGACCACCCGGAACCGCGCCCGGAATGGAAGCGCCGCACCTTCCTGACGCTCGCGGAGGCCGACCGGATCGTCGCGGACGTGACGGAGACGGAAGTTGCGTAACGTGTTTCTCTTCTCCCCAGCGGGGAGAAGGTGGCCCGAAGGGCCGGATGAGGGGGAGGCTGCTGCATACGCGGAGCGACCCCGCATCGCCTCGCCTTCGCTCGGCACTTCTCCCCGTGGGGGAGAAGAGGAAAGCCGGTAATGCCGATTAAACAGACAGCCGAACCGAAAGAACCTGCCATGTCGCTCACCGCCCTTCGTCCCGAACTGCCCGCCCTGATGGCCGAGGAGCATGTTCGCGCGGCACTGCTGGAAGATCTCGGCCGCGCCGGCGACATCACCACCTACGCAACGATCTCGCCCGACAGGACCGCCGCCGCGGAAATGAACGCCCGCGAAAACGGCGTCGTCGCCGGCATGGAACTGGCCCGCACGGCCTTCCGGCTCATCGATCCGGCAATCCGCTTCGAGGCACTGGTGGCGGATGGCGACCGGGTTCATCCCGGCGCCGTGCTTGCCCGCATCTCCGGACCCGCGCGCGGGCTTTTGTCGGCCGAGCGCGTCGCTCTGAATTTCCTCATGCATCTCTGCGGTATCGCCACCTATACCGCGACATTCGCCGCCGAGATCGCCCATACCCGCGCCAAGGTTTGCTGCACCCGCAAGACCATCCCCTGCCTTCGGGCGCTCGAGAAATATGCCGTCCGTCTCGGTGGCGGTTCCAACCATCGCTACGGTCTCGACGATGCGATCCTGATCAAGGACAATCATATCGCCGTTTCCGGCGGTGTCGCCAGCGCCGTCAACGCCGCGCGCGCCTATTGCGGCCATCTGGTCAAGATAGAGGTGGAAGTCGACGGCCTGGAGCAGATGCGCGAGGCCCTGACCGCCAGCCCGGATGTCATCCTGCTCGACAATATGGGGCCGGACCTGCTCAGCCAAGCCGTCGCTGTCAACGCCGCCCATTGGCAGCTGTCGGCCGATGCCTATGCCAGCGATCCGCGCCGCACGAAGCTGGAAGCCTCCGGCAACGTCAATTTCCAGACCATCCGCGCCATCGCCGAAACCGGCGTCGATTACATCTCGACCTCGAAGATCACCATGGCGGCGCCGACGCTGGACATCGGGCTGGATGTGGTGATCGGCTGAGCGCGGCGGGCGGCAGTTTCAGCAACTATTCTCTCTTTGCCGCCGCATCCATTCATCCGCGACATCGCCCATTGTCTTTGCCCTGCCGTCCCTGATCCAGGCCATGAAGGGCCGATCAAAGGCGAAGTCCTCGCCGCACTGCGCCGTGAGAAAGCGTCGGACATTCTGGGTGTTGCGGTAGGTCGCCGTGACCGCGGTATTACGATCGATCGCGCCGCCATGCCAGTCGAAACCCTTCATCGCCGTCTCCTATCGCTGCAGCACGAACGGGCAGACAAGGCGCGCGCCGATCGTCAGCGACTTGCCGCAGTCGTAGCGGCAGGTCTTGAAGGGACCATTCACGTCCTCGCTATTCAGATTGCATGGGGTGACGACCGGCTGATCCGAGCCGCGGTTGCCATCAAAATAATCCGGAATGTTTGGCCTGTCCTCGGGTGAGGTGAGCAGCGAGCCGGCGAGAAAGATAGCAATCGTCTTCATCGGTTCAGGCCTCGCTCCCGTGGGTGAATTGCCGACAGGGAACCTTTACCACGCCAGGCAGTTGGCGCAAACGAGCCTCGTTTCGCGGGGCGAAATTTAAAATGGACTATTCGTGTCGGCAGATGTGGGGTTTCGTTGCCATTGGTGTCTTTGCACAACTGGTCGAAGGCGGGCATGGCCTTAGGCCTTCTTTCCACCGCAAGCCTGCTTGCCTTCGGCGTGCCAGCTGACGCTAAAGAAAACTAAAGTTATAATCTGGAAACAAAATGAAATATTTGGAAGTATCAAGAAATAGTCGTTAATTTTTTCGTGATTCAAGAGCTGTCAACTGTATATTTTAGTGATGAACAAATATTTTTGACGGAATCGTCGAACCAGTTTAACTC
This genomic window contains:
- a CDS encoding HD domain-containing protein: MSHLPSLAAAFAPYEALAERLLPHAVSGNDGSHDAAHLIRVWKNARRIHGAEGGDLRILAAAVLLHDCVSVEKNSPVRAQASRLAAERAFELLDELGWRTAEITAVAHAILTHSFSANIPPESLEAKILQDADRLDAIGMIGAARCFYIAGRMGSGLYDPLDPLAEDRPLDDKAYAIDHFETKLFKLTDGFQTAAGRALARQRQERLRAVLGMLIEEI
- a CDS encoding MOSC domain-containing protein; the protein is MKVTGLNIHPLKSGRAIAQASVSVQRDGFAGDRRFMVVDPDGQFITQRELQLLAQVEATHVAGGIHLKMGSRVLTASFDPSRRMDVRVWSSNVNAAVAADHANATLSGWFGLPVKLVHLDATASRFANPEWAGPESPMSFADGYQLLITTTASLADLNLSLIAKGQEPVGMDRFRTNILIDNDEPWEEDLWESVEIGGIAFDLVKPCARCIMTTQDQVTGERIGGNPIQGLAEKRMSADRRVPGVLFGWNAVPRGEGTINLGDGMRVVKMREERWPMKIRA
- a CDS encoding aldo/keto reductase, with amino-acid sequence MLDKTKSTDILWNGSAIPRLGMGCWAIGGPFYSGDVPLGWGDVDDAESIRAIHRAIELGIRFFDTASNYGAGHSEDVLGEALARHPDIVVATKFGFATDPATKQATGAFAAPDFIRTSLETSLKRLRRERIDLLQFHLNEFDPVEADEVFDTLDTLRAEGKIAAYGWSTDWPERAARFANREGFVSVQHTMNVLEPVPEMIALIERENLISINRGPLAMGLLSGKFKPGDRLAANDVRSADLDWLKYFRDGAVDPEFTRRLDSIRDLLQSDGRTLTQGALAWLWARSPNTLPIPGFRTVKQVEENAGALEKGPLSHPIMEAIERRSSGRETAA
- a CDS encoding MFS transporter — its product is MSAVSQSTAQLRAARPNIPWLIIAAGSIVAMLTFGPRSAMGFFQLPMLADTGWDRTTFGLAMALQNLCWGLSQPFFGAVADKFGTWRVLAISGLLYAAGLFLMSFGGSPATLHIGGGVLVGLAVGAGSFGTVLSAFARNVTPHQRSMAFGIGTAAGSAGMFLFAPLSQGLISAYGWSDSLVYLGLVMLLVPLFAIPLRGNASSGSQKETLYKQSIGEALKEALGHKSYLLLVSGFFVCGYQVAFITAHFPAYIGDIGIDARYAVIALALIGFFNIIGSLSAGIIGQHYSKPYFLSLIYIGRSIAVALFLLLPQSPASVIVFSIVMGLLWLSTVPPTNGLVAIMFGTRHLGLLGGIVFLSHQVGSFLGVWMGGYLYDRFGSYDPVWWLGVALGIFAAIVHWPIEEKPVARPAIA
- the nadA gene encoding quinolinate synthase NadA encodes the protein MTIAQTNAALKTSGAFQTAAERFGIIEKPDLTFTPDIARETEHLYERVKQFIPAFEWPVYAPYVHVINRLKKERGAVILAHNYQTPDIFHCVADIVGDSLQLARDATKVDAEIIVQCGVHFMAETSKLLNPEKTVLIPDARAGCSLSESITGADVRLLKERYPGVPVVTYVNTSADVKAETDICCTSSNVLAVVESLESDTVLCIPDEYLAMNVAKQTKKKILTWKGHCEVHERFTAAELLAYKEADPSIEIIGHPECHPDVIAVCDFAGSTSGMINYVKDKRPARVLLVTECSMASNIQAEIKGVDFIKPCNLCPHMKRITLPKILDSLLFMTEEVLVDPAIADRARLAVERMVNLKQ
- a CDS encoding L-aspartate oxidase, whose amino-acid sequence is MLTDHFRPQSFNGIDDIVIVGGGLAGLFCALKLSPRPVTVLAAAPIGHGASSAWAQGGIAAAMGLGDTIDKHVADTLTAGAGIVDEKMTRLMVAEGPARIHDLLGYGVPFDRDLEGKLLLSREAAHSERRIVRVKGDMAGKAIMEALISAVRNTPSIRVLEGYVVEELVRQGRFISGVIARPDAGQSKKRVSFPARAVVLCSGGVGHLFSVTTNPTEACGQGVGMAARAGAIIADPEFVQFHPTAINIGRDPAPLATEALRGDGAHLINSAGRRFMLDIHPDGELAPRDIVSRGVFAEVQARRGAFLDCTKAVGAHFPEAFPTVYASCMSAGIDPVTQPIPVVPAVHYHMGGVLTDAEGRTSIDGLWAAGEVTSTGVHGANRLASNSLLEAVVFAARIAENIKGMLPEPKITDWGNNAGENDDPVTLEDSPPLTALRHIMSDHVGVIRDQDGLTRAIRAIANLERQNTRLRFSNILTTAKLMTVAALQRSESRGGHYRSDHPEPRPEWKRRTFLTLAEADRIVADVTETEVA
- the nadC gene encoding carboxylating nicotinate-nucleotide diphosphorylase — translated: MSLTALRPELPALMAEEHVRAALLEDLGRAGDITTYATISPDRTAAAEMNARENGVVAGMELARTAFRLIDPAIRFEALVADGDRVHPGAVLARISGPARGLLSAERVALNFLMHLCGIATYTATFAAEIAHTRAKVCCTRKTIPCLRALEKYAVRLGGGSNHRYGLDDAILIKDNHIAVSGGVASAVNAARAYCGHLVKIEVEVDGLEQMREALTASPDVILLDNMGPDLLSQAVAVNAAHWQLSADAYASDPRRTKLEASGNVNFQTIRAIAETGVDYISTSKITMAAPTLDIGLDVVIG
- a CDS encoding DUF6434 domain-containing protein; this encodes MKGFDWHGGAIDRNTAVTATYRNTQNVRRFLTAQCGEDFAFDRPFMAWIRDGRAKTMGDVADEWMRRQRENSC